The stretch of DNA CGTTCCGTCTGCTCGCATCCACCGCGCGCCATCCGGAGAACATCGCGCGGCTCGTCGCGGAGCGCCTGTCGCCCCGCATGCCTTCGTCGCCTTCGCTGCTGGACGTGGGCGCGGGCTCCGGCAAGGTGGCCCAGGCGCTGGCGCCGCGCTTCGGCGCGCTCACGTTGCTGGAGCCCAACCCGGAGCAGGTGGCGGAGCTGCGGCTGGAGAAGGCGAAGGTGCTCATCGAGCCCTTCGAGCGGTTCGACGCGTCCGAGCGCTTCGACCTGGTGCTGTGCTCCCACGTCCTGTACCACGTGCCGCCTGCCGACTGGCCGGGCTTCATCGACCGGCTCCTGTCGTTCGTGCGCCCCGGAGGCCACGCGCTCCTCGTCATGGCGGCGGGCCGCGGGCCGACCTTCGAGCTGTGTCGCGACTTCGCCGACACGCTGAACTTCGGCCAGCTGCTCCTGGACACGATGGGGCGCATGTCGCTGGCGCATGACGTGCTGCCGGCGATGAGCGGCTTCACCGCGCGCACCTTCGAGGAGATGTTCACCCTCTGCCGCTTCTTCGTGCTGGAGGGGTGTTTCACGGCCGAGCAGCTCGCGGCCATGGGGCCGGAGCAGGCGCGGGAGATGGACCGGAAGCTGCGCCTGCACGCGGAGCGCTGCCTGCGTCCGGACGGCACCTACCAGCTGGAGCAGGACGAGGACATGGTGCTCATCCCGAAGCCCTGACCCGCGTCCCGGCTCAGCGGTTCTGGCTCATCGCCTCGCGGTTGAGCGAGCCGCACTCGGCGATGCGCTGGACGCGCAGCTGGGCGAGCCGCGCCAGGGGGGCCGCCGTCTGGGGGCCCTCCAGCAGCTCCACGGCGCGGGCAATCGCGTCCAGGGTGGACATGCCCGCGGGGTGGCTCGGCTCGCGCAGGTGGAGCATCCCGGGGGGCGGTGGTGGCAGCACGAGGCGGGGGAGCAGCCGCAGCGTGGGCAGCCGCTGGCTCATCCGGCGCGCCTGGGACCAGCTGCCATCCAGCACCACCACCTGCCTGGGAGGCGGGGTGTCCTCGGGGAGCTCGGGCCCGTCCGGGAAGAGCAGCCACGTGCCCGGCTCGGCGAACAGGGAGCTGTCCAGGACGTCGGCGGGCGAGCCGTGGGTGAGCAGGGTGGCGTTGGTGAGGGCGAGCGCGGCCACCCGGCCGGTGTTGCTCTTCTTGCGAATCTCCAGCGCGTGCTGCACCAGGAGGAACCGCGTGCGCGTCTGCACGCGGGGAATCTCCGCGCACAGACACAGGTGCGATGGGAGATAGCAGCGGTCACATCGGGGGCGGAGGGCAACGCGCGAAGACATCCTCCGACATCCTGTTCCGCGGCCCCCCGGAAGAGAAGCGTTCGTTTCGGCCCCGCCGGGCGGAGGAGCCCGGCCCGCTCCCCCGGTGTGATGGAGACAGGCCAGAGGGCTCAGCCCAGCAGCCGCTCTCCCAGGAGGAACCCCACCGTCATGGCCACCACGAGCAGGGCGCCCTGGAGCTTCGGGGGCGCGGGCAGGGGGATGTCGAGCAGCCGGCATCCCGCGCCGATGAGGAGCGCCAGGGCGACACCGATGAGGGCCAGGGTCATGACCTGCTCTCCTGGGTCTCCCCGGTGGGCCCGCCGCAGTGGATGTGATTGCGCGACGGGCGCGAGGCGAGCAGCCGGTCCGTGAGCGTGTAGCCCGTCGTCATGGTGACGACGAGCAGCGCGCCGACGAGCGCCGGCGGCGCGGGGACGGGGACTCCCAGCCAGCGACAGCCGAAGCCGATGCCCAGGCCCAGCAGCAGTCCCACACACAGTTTCCAGTTCACGCGTCGTTCTCCGAGGGGATGAAGCGAGGGGGCGTCGGCGCGGCGCCGACGTAGTGATGGACCACGGGGGGCTGGGCGCCCTGGTGCAGCGCGCGCAGCTGTTCCTGCAGTGCCTTCTCCTCATGGGTGACGCGCTCGTGCTGGCGCAGGTGCTCCATCCAGGAGCCGAGGACGAAGTACTCGAGGAACCGTCCGGGCTCCGTCGTGTCCTCCATCACGCCCCACTGCACGGCGCCGTCGCGCTGTCGCGTGTCGCCGAGCTGGTGCACCAGGGGCAGGAACGCCGCGCGCCCTGTTGGGGCGATGCGGTACTCCACCGTCACCAGCACCGGGCCCTGGTCCTTCCCGAGGTCGTCGGAGACCTGGGGCGTGGGCCAGTGGGCGGACGGCGCGGTGTTGCGAGCCATGGCCTGTCCCAGGCGGAAGCGCAGCGAGAAGAAGCCCGCGAGCACCGCCGCGCCCGCCGCCACCGTCAGCGACACGGGCACGCCGAAGCGCTGGGACACCGAACCCCACACCAGGCCTCCGCCGGCCATGCCCGCGGAGAACACCACGATGTAGAGCGACAGCGCGCGGGCGCGCACCCAAGTGGGCACCGACAGGTGCGTGGCCGTCTGGAGCGAGGACAGCACGCTGATCCACGCCAGGCCGTTGGCCACCATGGCCACGCCCAGCACGGGCAGGCTGCGCACGAAGGCCACCGTCACCATGGTGAGCGCGTAGAGCAGCGTCGCCCCCAGCACCAACCGGTCCACGCCCCACCGCGCGCGCAGCCGGGGCAACACGACGGCGCCCGCCACCGCGCCCGCGCCGATGCACGTGAGCAGGAGTCCGTACGTCCCCGCGCCCGCGCCCAGCTCCTTGCGCACGACGATGGCGAGCTGCGCGGGCAGGGCGCTCGCGAAGGCGTAGAAGCAGGCGGACTTGAGCAGCACCGAGCGCAAATCTCCCGAGCGCGACGCGTACCGCAGCCCTCCGCGCAGCGCGGTGCCGAAGGGCTCCGACGGGAGCGTGGAGGCCTCCTTCACGCGTCGCCAGGACACGAGCGCCAGCAGCACGCCCAGATAGGAGACCGCGTCCACGGAGAAGGCCCACCCGGCGCCGAAGCGCGCGACGATGAGACCTCCGAGCGCGGGCCCCACCGAGCGCGCGATGTTCATCCCGATGGAGCTCAGCGCCACGGCGGGCGCGAGCAGGGGCCTGGGGACCAGCTCCGCGGTGGTGGCCGCCTGCGCCGGCATGGCCATGGCCGCGCCCATGCCCAGGGCGAACGTCAGCCCCAGCAGCGTCCACTCCGTCAGCTCGCCCACCATGGAGATCCACGCGAGCAGCGTGGCCATGACCAGCATCCACAGCTGGATGGTGATGAGGTAGCGCCGCCGGTCGACGATGTCCGCCAGCGTGCCCGCCGCCAGCGCGAACACGACGACGGGCAGCGTCGTCGCGGACTGCACCGCCGCCACCATCAGCGGCGAGCCGGTGCGCTCCGACATGAACCACGCCGCGGCCACGTCGTGCACCCAGGTGCCGATGTGGCTGGCCAGCACCGCGAGCCACAGCGTGCGGAACGTGGCGTGACGCAGGGGCGCCAGGGCCCCCACCTCCTGGGCCACGGGCGCGGGGCTCACCGCGACCTTCGCTTCAGAAGGCATGGCAGAGGCACCCCAGCGCTCCCCAGAAGCCCGTCACATCGGAGGTGGGGACCTCGTGTCTCGATGCGTGGGTCCTTCCATGTCCGTGCACGGCGCAGGCGTCGCCGTGGGCATGTGACGCCTTGGCGAAGGCCTGGCGGGCCTGGGCCAGCGTGCCGCCCTGGTAGCCACCGAAGCGGTTCACCGGCGACCAGTCCGGCATGGGCCGGGGCAGCCTGGGGGCCATCGGCTCGAAGTCTCCCGTGCCGTGCACCACCCGGCCGCCCACCACCGTCAGCACGCTGGTGATGTGCTGGATGGACTCCTCGGGCACCTGGAAGTAGTCCGAGGACAACACGGTGAAGTCCGCGAGGTAGCCCTGCTTGAGCAGTCCCTTCTTCTCCTGCTCGTGGGAGAACCACGCGCTGCCGTGGGTCCACAGGCGCAGGGCCTCCTCGCGCTCCAGCAGGTTGTCCTCGCCGTACATGGACAGGCCGCCCAGCGTGCGGCCCGTGACGAGCCAGTACAGCGCCACCCAGGGGTTGTAGCTGGCCACGCGCGTGGCGTCCGTGCCCGCGCCCACCGGCACGCCCAGCTCCAGCATCTTCCGGACGGGCGGCGTGCGGCGCAGGGCCTGCGGGCCGTAGCGCTCCTGGAAGTACTCACCCTGGTAGACCATGCGGTGCTGCACGGCGATGCCGCCGCTGAGCGCGCGCACCCGCTCGATGTTGCGCTCGGAGATGGTCTCCGCGTGGTCGATGAACCAGTGCAGGCCGTCCAGCGGCACCTCCCGGTTCACCTTCTCGTAGACGTCCAGCACCCGGCGGATGCTCTCGTCGTAGGTGGCGTGGATGCGGAAGGGCCAACGCTTGCTGGCGAGCAGGTGGACGACGGACTCCAGCTCGCCCTCCATGCCCGCGGGCAGCTCGGGGCGCGGCATGCGGAAGTCCTCGAAGTCCGCGGCGGAGAACACCAGCATCTCGCCCGCGCCGTTGTGGCGCATCATGTCGTCGCCCTGCCGGGGCGAGAGCATGCCCGTCCAGCGCTCGAAGTCCGCCTGCTCGGAGCCCTTCTTCTGGGTGAAGAGGTTGTAGGCGATGCGCACCGTCAGCTCACCGTCGGCGTGCAGCTTCTGGATGATGTCGTAGTCCTCCGGGTAGTTCTGGAAGCCGCCGCCCGCGTCGATGACGGAGGTGACGCCCAGCCGGTTGAGCTCGCGCATGAAGTGGCGCGTGGAGTTGAGCTGGTACTCCGGTGGCAGCCTGGGGCCCAGCGCGAGCGTGGCGTAGAGGATGAGCGCGTTGGGGCTGGCCAGGAGCAGGCCGGTGGGGTTGCCGCGCGCGTCGCGCTCGATGCGGCCTCCGGGAGGCTCGGGCGTGTCCTTGCCGTAGCCCACCGCGCGCAGGGCGGCGCCGTTGAGCAGGGCGCGGTCGTACAGGTGCAGGATGAAGACGGGCGTCTCGGGCGCGGCGGCGTTGAGCTCGTCGAGCGTGGGCAGGCGCTTCTCGACGAACTGGTGCTCGCTGAAGCCGCCCACCACGCGGACCCACTGGGGCGCGGGCGTGCGGGCCGCCTGCTCGCGCAGCATCGCCATGGCGTCCGCCAGCGAGCGCACGCCGTCCCACCGCAGCTCCAGGTTGTAGTTGAGCCCGCCGCGAATCAGGTGGATGTGGCTGTCATTGAGGCCCGGGACGAGCCTGCGGCCGCCCGCGTCGATGACGCGCGTGACGGCCGTCGCGAGCGCCATGATGTCTCGCTCGTCTCCCACGGCCTCCACGACGCCGTCGGTGACGGCCAGGGCTTGGGCCTGGGGGAGGTCTCTATCCAGGGTGGTGACGCGGGCGTTGCGGACAATCAGGTCGGCCATGAGGGGACTCGTGCTGAGGGGGATGCGGGACGACGACCCGGCGGCGTGCTCGAGTGGGGCTTCGAGGCCATCGCCGGGGTACGGAGTAGGCTCGGCGGACGTCAGTGACCGCCGCCCTCGGAGGCGTTGAACATGCTCTTGGCGTACTGCACGCCCAGGCCGTAGCCGCCGCCGTGGGCCACGGCCACGCCCGTCGTCATGGCGTAGGTGGCGCCTCGGGCCCAGTCGCGCTGCAACTCCAGCAGGTACTGGAGGCTCGTCACGGGGATGGCGCCGGCCTGCACCATGCGCTGCACGGCGCGCTCGTGCGCCTCCTGGGAGATGTCACCGCTGGCGTCGGTGATGACATACACCTGGAAGCCCTGGTCGATGGCGGACAACACCGGGCCGACGATGCACACGCTCGTCCAGAGGCCGGCGAACACGACGCGCGCCTTGTCGAAGCGGTTGACCTGGTCGGTGACGTTCGGGTCCTCCCAGCAGTTCATCGTGGTGCGGTCGATGACCTTCGCCTCGGGGAAGACCTCCTTGATTTCGGGGAACAGCGGGCCGGAGAAGCTCTTCTCCGCGACGGTGGTGAGCAGCGTGGGGACGCGGAAGCCCGCGGCGGCCTTGCAGATGAGCGCGGTGTTGTTGCGCAGGAGCGGCAGCTCGATGCTGTGCGTGGCGAAGGCCATCTGCGACTGGTGGTCCACCAGGATGAGCGCGTGGTTGTCCGGGGTGAGCAGGCTCTTGCCGGGCGTGGGGGAGGCGTTGGGCATGGGTCGTCTCGGGGGACTTCGGGGTGTCAGGGAATTGATTTCAGTCCTTGTCATGAAACACGGGGAGGTCCGTGTCGGCATCACCCGAATGGGGGATGCGCCGGCCAGGGGTTCCGCCTCGGGGATGTGAGTCTTTTCACGGGCGGCGACGGGGGTACCTTGCGACGCATGACTTCGAAGGACGCGAACATCCGCATCCTGGTGGTCGACGACCATCCGATGTTGCGTGAAGGGCTCTGCGGGATGATTGCCAGTCAGCCGGACATGACGCTCGTGGCCGAGGCGGAGACGGGCGAGCAGGCGTTGCAGGCGTACCGGGCGCACACGCCGGACATCACGTTGATGGACGTGCAGATGCCGGGGATGAACGGCATCGACGCCATCACCGCCATCCGCGCCGAGTTCCCCACGGCGCGCATCATCGTGCTGACGACGTACAAGGGGGATGCGCAGGCGCTGCGCGCCATCAAGGCGGGGGCGTCCGGCTACCTGCTCAAGAGCATGCTGCGCAAGGAGCTGGTGGAGACCCTCCGCAGCGTGCATGCGGGCCGTCGCCGCATCGCCGCGGACATCGCGTCGGAGCTGGCGGAGCACGTGGCGGATGACGAGCTGACGGCGCGCGAGCGGGAGGTGTTGAGTCGCGTGGCCGCGGGCAACGCGAACAAGGAGGTCGCCGCGCAGATGGGCATCTCCGAGGAGACCGTCAAGACGCACATGAAGAACGTGCTGACGAAGCTCTCCGCGCGGGACAGGACGCACGCCGTGGTGGTGGCGATGCGCCGGGGCATCATCGACCTCTGAGTGCTCAGGGCTTCGGGGCCGTGTCGGCTGTGGCCTCGCGGGTCATCTCCACCATGGTGGGGCGCCAGCCCAGGCGGGCGAACATGCGCTGCGCGGCCTCGTTCTTCGCAGCGGTGTGCAGCACGACGCGCGGCACGCCCAGGGCGGTGAGCCGACGCATCAGCTCCTCGGCGAGCTGGGCGCCCACGCCCGCCTTGCGCGCCTTGGCGTCCACCCAGAGGTCGTGGAAGCCGCCGGAGCGGTCCAACAGGGCGTTCCAGTCCACGGCCTCCACGCGGCCGTAGGCGTAGCCCACCACTTCGCCGTCCATCTCCGCGACGATGACGACGGCGTCGGCCTTCTTCGCCTCGCGTCCCAGCCACCAGCGGTAACCGGACTCGACGTCGTCGGGCATCATGAAGCGCTGTGGGTCGAAGTCGTGGTGGAGCTGCGCGAGCGCCGCGCCCATGCGGCCCAGGGCGGGCTCGTCGGAGGGCTGGGCGGGACGGAGGGTGACGGCCATGCGGATCTCCTGATGCGGGCCGCGCGAGAGGGGCGCGGGGCGGAGAGACTCACACAGGCCCGGAGCCTGTGCACGGCTCGCGTCGTCACTGTGGAGTGGTGGACCGTGTCGTCCAGGGCTGACCGTTGCACGGGAGGGGACGGGTGTCGCGCTGGAGGGCTACGAAAGTCCGGCTGAAAACGGGCCATGGGCTGGAGGGCTACGAAAGTCTGGCTGAAAACGGGCCATGGGCTGGAGGGCTACGAAAGTCCGGCTTAAAGGCAGACGCATGAATGCGTGAGCGATTTGTCTTCACAAAGGACGGCTGCGCGAGCAAGGCTCGAGGAAGAACGCGAGCCTTGAAGATATCTCGTCGTGGAACGGCGCCGGGCCATCACCACGAGGAATCCCGACACGTCCGCCGTGGGAGGTGACGGGGCGGTCCTTCTGCACGCGCTCTGCTGACGTCTGCAAATCAATGAGGGAGGAGCTGTGTATGCCGAAGTCGAGATCGACGGAGTCGAGTCCTGGCAACTCGCGGTCCCACGCATTCCGAAGGGGAAATCGGTCGGACATCCTGACCCTCCTGGTCCTCGCTGCGGGTGGGCGGCTGGAGGCGCGCATGAGGAGGCCCGCCGCGGGGCAGACGGGTGTCACGTTGCAGTTGGCGCTCCGGGTCTGGCACGTGCTCGACCCTGTTCGCTTCCCCTCGCCGAACCTGGATGACTACACCCTCGTCAATGCGGTCGAGGCGGTTCATTTCAGGGGAAAGACCGGACGGACGGAGGGGACCGAGCAGGAGATTCGCGCGGAGGAGAATCTGCGTCGCCTGCGGGGCGTGTTTGCTGGATATGATTGCATCGTGGCCCTGGGGAGGAGCGCGATGACCGCCGTGGAGGCCGCGGGGTTCGAGGCCCTGTACTCGGGAAACCACCCATCCCTGCAGGCCCTCAATCGCATGTACGAATCATCGGAGAAGACGCCCGCGGAGCGGCGGGCGGACCGGGTCGCACAATGGGCCAGGAAGGTGATGGCCTGACGGCGGCGGAGCGAGCGCGGAGGGCGCCTGGGGTTTGCTGTCAGCTGGCGAGCCGCTTGCCCTTGTTGCGCCGACGCTCGCGGAAGTCGGCGCTCAGCGTGTCCACCATGCTCGTCCCCGCGACGCCTGCGACGGCGAGGCCACCGAACATCACCACGTAGCTGGACACCCCCGCGCCACCGCACTCGACGCACGCGATGGCCGGGTCGTCCGGCGCGTAGTGGACGGCCATCTTCGTGCCGGAGGCATACCGGCGCGTCAGTCGCTGCGCGTCCGGCAGTGCGCCCGTGTCGTTGCCGCCGAAGGAGACGGTGTCTGAGGTGTAGTGGCTGCCGCCCACCGAGTATTCGTAGCGCACCTCGGGGTGGAAGCGGGTGTTGCGCCGGTCGTGCATCGTCTGCACGGACGAGGAGACGACGGTGCCCTCGGTGGTGGGCCACTGCTCGCTCGCATGCGCGCGGTACAGCAGGCGCCCGCCTCCATAGGCCAGCATCGCGCCGAACAGCAGCATCAACCCCGTCATCAATCCCTTCATCATCTCGGCCTGTCCTCGCGCTGGCCCTCGGGGGTTCCCGCATGGGCTCACGGTTCGCTTCCTGCAGTGCAGAAGCCGCGCCAGCATCTCTCCTCGGGGCCAGTCATCCGGCGGTGGGGCAATTCGCCCCGCGCGGGGCAGTTCGCCCCACGTCTGTTCGCTCGGGACTCCCCGGAACGGGGCAACGGGGGCAGACTGTGAGGACCATGCCCTCCCTCGACACCGAGCTGGAAACCGCCCGTCGAATCGCCCGTGAAGCAGGCGCCGTGCTGCTCCAGGTCTACGCCACGCCCTTCGCGGTGGAGGACAAGGCGGGCGGGCAGGGGCCCGTCACCGAGGCCGACACCCGCGCCAACGCGCTCATCGTGGACGCGCTGCACCGGGCCTTCCCGAAGGACGGCGTGGTGGCGGAGGAGTCGGAGAACGATGCGGTGGCCACGCGCTTCGAGCGGTGCTGGTTCGTGGACCCGCTCGACGGCACCCAGGAGTTCGTCAACCGCAACGGCGAGTTCGCCATCCACATCGGCCTGGCCATCGGCGGCGAGGCGCGGCTGGGCGTCGTCTATCGGCCGGTGGGCGACAAGCTCTACTCGGGCGTGGTGGGGGAGGGCGGCTTCGTGGAGGAGGCGGGAGCGCGCCGGGCCCTGCGAGTATCGGACGTGGCGGAGCCGTCGTCGTTGCGCCTGGTGGTGTCGCGCTCGCATCGCTCGATGCTGACGAACCAGATTGCGGCGCGGCTGGGGATCGTCCGCATGTACGAGTCCGGCTCCGTGGGCATCAAGTGTGGCCTGCTCGCAGAGTCCGTCGCGGACCTCTACCTGCACACCAGCTCCAAGAGCTACCGCTGGGACAACTGCGCGCCGGAGGCGGTGCTGCGCTCCGCGGGTGGCATCCTCACGGACCTGGGCGGCACGCCGTATCGCTACGACACCGCGGAGCTCCAGAACCTGCGCGGCCTGCTGGCCTGCAACGCCGCGGCCTTTCCTCACGTGCAGCCCGTGGTCACCCGCTTCGCGCGCGAGGCGGGGCTGCTCGACTGACGGCGCATCCCGTCGCGCCCGTTCGAGTGGCGTGGTGCGAAGCGTTGCTCGGACATTCCATCAGCGTGTCGGCACTTCGCGGAACGTGAGCCCCTCGAGTCCGAGGTGGCTCACGGCGTCCTTGAATCGTTCGGTGCTGATGACCATCGTCGCGAGGTTGCCGAGCCGGAACAGGTCCACCTCGGTTGGCAATGAGGCTGCGTCCAGAATCGGGTCGTCGGGGCGCTTCAGTCCCATTCGCCCGCAGGTCTCGCATGGCCCCGGATGGTCTGGCGGCATGCAGTCTCGATGCAGTCGCCCACGGAGTGGGATTTCGAGCTCCAGAAGTTCTGTGGGCTGCTTCTGGCGGAATCGCAGCTCGGTCGGGAAGCCACGGAGGCCGCTCACTGCCTGCTCCTGAAGGCGGTGAAAGGGCTCGTTGTGAATCAGCATGACGGCCGCCGACCACGCGAAGTCCGGGACCTTCCCAGTCACTCTACCGACGAGTGGTCCGAACTCAGTCCCTGGGAGGAGTTGGACCGCGGGCGGCACGAGCGGGCGGACGAGGTCGCGCAGCCGCATGAACTCTTCGTAGGGCTCGGGTCGCGCCTCCTCGAAGGACTCGCTCTCCGTCAGTCGCGACAGGTCGACGCTGGGCAGGTAGTGCCCCGCGCCACTCCAGGTGACCGCGCAGGTGGGGCATGTCCGCAGGCCCGGCAGTCCCCACTTGTGGGACGCGTCCACCAGCCCACCTCGCCGGGTCGCCGCGACGCGGTCCTCGTCCACCCAGAAAAATCGTCGCATTCACCCTCACGTCCCTGGCTGCGAATAGTACGACTGGATGGGGCCACCCAGTAGCTGGAAGCGATAGATGAGCTCGCCCGCGTGTCTGAAGATCGCCTCCGGCGACGCTTCGCCATTGTCCCGTTGAAACTGTCGCCAGGCTTCGTTCCACGCTCCGCCGCGATTGCCTCCACCGTGAATCCTCCGATGAACCTCATAGGGAATCGGTAGCGTGTAGCTGTGGATCTTGACGCCCTGCCGCTTGAACCATCTCGCGAGCCCTTCTTCCTGGGGGAAGATGTGATGCTTCTCCCATCGCCCAGGCGGAAGTCGGTGAGATGGCGGAACGACCCGTTCCGGACCATTCCAGTTGGGGAACGTCATGATGGGTTCGCCCGGCAGCTTCTGGGCACCTCCCCAATTCCGGCGAGGCCCACTTCCCGGAGCCGCTGCCGCGGCGGGTGGGCGGGACGGTGGGAACCGCGCCTGCTCAATCACTCCCTCGAAGCTGTCCTCGCAGCGATAGAAACCGCAGCTTTCTCCGAGGCACAGCAAGGTGACGCACTGGTCCTCATGTGGAGCCTCGCACTCGAGCTCCGCGGATTCCCATGCCTCCTGCAGGGGCGCGGGCGGTGGCGTGGCGCAGGCCATCCACGCCCCTACGAGAATCGATAGACAAAAGGACCGCCAGGTTCGACAGGCAAATGCTTGCATGAATGCCCCCGTGCCAGCATTGGCCACGCAGGGGATATCCATCAAGAACCTGACGCGTCGAGGACGCTGAGGACCTTGCCGTCAGCCTTCATCCGCCGCGTGGCGGAGCTGCGCGAAGAGTCTGGCCAGGTCGGGGAGCTGGTAGTGGGCGTTGAGTCCGCTGGGATTCGGCAGCACCCACAGGCGCGTGGCGCCGAGCGTCTCCGGCTGGAGCCCCAGCTTCGCCTTGGGCCTCGCGAACGCCGTGCGGTACGCCCCCACGCCCAGCACCGCGAGGAAGCGCGGTCGATGGCGGCGGACCTTGGCCTCCAGTCCCTTCGCGCCCGACCTCAACTCCGAGTGATCGAGCTGGTCGGCCGTGGCCGTGGCCCGGTCGACGACGTTGGTGATTCCCAACCCGAATCCCAACAGCTCCCCCTGCTCCGAGGGCAACAACTGCCGGGGCGTGAAGCCCGACTGGTGCATCGTCGGCCAGAAGCGATTGCCCGGCCGCGCGAAGTGGTACCCCACCACCACCGAATACAGGCTGGGATTGATGCCGCAGAAGAGTACGCGCAACCCCGGGCCGACGAGGTCCGGCATGGTACGGCCAGTGGCGGCGTCGAGCTCCTCGCGCGTGGGGCGCCGTGATGCAGGCATGGGCCGCTTCTCGCACCCCTCGCACCCCATGACAACGCTCCGCTGGCGCCCGACGCGTCCGCTGGGGCACGCTGTCGCGATGCGTCCCCGTGGGGACGTCCACCTTCCGATGCTTGGAGCCCCCGCACATGGCGCACATCGTGACGCTGACGCTCAACCCCGCCATCGACGTCGCGACGTCCGTGCCGGAAGTCACGCCCGAGCACAAGCTGCGCTGCGGCTCCGTGCGGAGGGATCCTGGCGGCGGCGGCATCAACGTGGCCCGCGTGGTGCGCGAGCTCGGCGGTGAGTCCATCGCCGTCTACACCCGGGGCGGCGCCACCGGCCTGCTCCTCGAGGAGCTGCTGGAGGAGAAGGGCCTCCTGCGCCGCTCCATCCCCGTGGAGGGCTCCACCCGCGAGAGCTTCACCGTCGCCGAGGGCCACAGCGCCCGCGAGTACCGCTTCATCCTCCCCGGCCCCGTGCTCACCGAGCGCGAATGGCAGCGCTGCCTCACCGCCGTGAGCGAGGTGTCCCAGGACGCCGCCTTCATCGTCGCCAGCGGCAGCCTGCCTCAGGGTGTCCCCGAGGACTTCTACGCCCGCGTCGCCCGGCTGGCGAAGGAGCTCGGCGTGCGCTGCGTGGTGGACACCAGCGGCAAGGCGCTCGCCGCCGCCCTGGAGGAGGGTGTGTTCCTGGCCAAGCCCAACCGCCGCGAGCTGCGGGAGCTGACGGGCATGCAGGTGGAGGACCTGGAGTCCCAGGCCTCGGCCGCCCGGGAGCTGGTCGCCCGGGGCCGCGCCCAGGTTCTCGCCGTCTCCATGGGCGCCGATGGCGCGCTGCTCACCACCCGCGACGTCCAGCTCCGCGCCTCGCCGCCTCCCGTGGAAACCCACAGCTCCGTGGGGGCCGGGGACAGCTTCGTGGCCGGGGTGACGCTGGCGCTCGCCCGGGGCCAGTCCCCGGAGGAGGCCCTGCGCTGGGGCATCGCCTCCGGCACCGCGGCGCTCCTGTCCCAGGGGACCGACCTGTGCGCCCGGGCGGACGTCGAGCGTTTGTTCACGCAGGTGAAGGCGCTCCCCGTGGCGCGTCCGTAACCCGGGTGGGCCTTGCCTCCTCGCACGCAGGCCGGGCGGGGCATCGGCATGTCTCGACAAGGATGGTCGGGATTGGACAGAGTGCGCTCGCGTGTCCGCCCCCACTCCGCCGCTCCCCGCTGATTCCCGTGTTCGCCTCGGCCCCTGGCATTGGGTCGCGCTCCTCGTCGGCGTGACGCCGCTCGTGGTGTACGCGTTCTCGCCGCGCGTCGGTGACCTGGACCTCTACTTCCGCACGGCGCGCGCGTTCCTCACCGGGGCCACCCCCAACCAGGACTTCCGCTTCGAGTATCCGCCCTACGCGCTGCTCTGGTTCGTCCCGGCCGCGTGGCTGCGCACCACGCAGTGGGAGTTCGTCCCCATGTTCGGCCTGCAGCTGGCCATCATGGACGGGCTCATCAAGTGGACGCTGCTCCGCGAGGGCGCGCGCCGCTGGGGCCGCCAGTGGCGCTCCGTCATCCCGTGTCTGGCGTACTCGGTGACGTCGTGGGCGGCGGCGCTCTA from Myxococcus guangdongensis encodes:
- a CDS encoding response regulator; protein product: MTSKDANIRILVVDDHPMLREGLCGMIASQPDMTLVAEAETGEQALQAYRAHTPDITLMDVQMPGMNGIDAITAIRAEFPTARIIVLTTYKGDAQALRAIKAGASGYLLKSMLRKELVETLRSVHAGRRRIAADIASELAEHVADDELTAREREVLSRVAAGNANKEVAAQMGISEETVKTHMKNVLTKLSARDRTHAVVVAMRRGIIDL
- a CDS encoding GNAT family N-acetyltransferase, encoding MAVTLRPAQPSDEPALGRMGAALAQLHHDFDPQRFMMPDDVESGYRWWLGREAKKADAVVIVAEMDGEVVGYAYGRVEAVDWNALLDRSGGFHDLWVDAKARKAGVGAQLAEELMRRLTALGVPRVVLHTAAKNEAAQRMFARLGWRPTMVEMTREATADTAPKP
- a CDS encoding DUF3592 domain-containing protein — encoded protein: MMKGLMTGLMLLFGAMLAYGGGRLLYRAHASEQWPTTEGTVVSSSVQTMHDRRNTRFHPEVRYEYSVGGSHYTSDTVSFGGNDTGALPDAQRLTRRYASGTKMAVHYAPDDPAIACVECGGAGVSSYVVMFGGLAVAGVAGTSMVDTLSADFRERRRNKGKRLAS
- a CDS encoding 3'(2'),5'-bisphosphate nucleotidase CysQ family protein — encoded protein: MPSLDTELETARRIAREAGAVLLQVYATPFAVEDKAGGQGPVTEADTRANALIVDALHRAFPKDGVVAEESENDAVATRFERCWFVDPLDGTQEFVNRNGEFAIHIGLAIGGEARLGVVYRPVGDKLYSGVVGEGGFVEEAGARRALRVSDVAEPSSLRLVVSRSHRSMLTNQIAARLGIVRMYESGSVGIKCGLLAESVADLYLHTSSKSYRWDNCAPEAVLRSAGGILTDLGGTPYRYDTAELQNLRGLLACNAAAFPHVQPVVTRFAREAGLLD
- the sitI6 gene encoding SitI6 family double-CXXCG motif immunity protein, whose translation is MRRFFWVDEDRVAATRRGGLVDASHKWGLPGLRTCPTCAVTWSGAGHYLPSVDLSRLTESESFEEARPEPYEEFMRLRDLVRPLVPPAVQLLPGTEFGPLVGRVTGKVPDFAWSAAVMLIHNEPFHRLQEQAVSGLRGFPTELRFRQKQPTELLELEIPLRGRLHRDCMPPDHPGPCETCGRMGLKRPDDPILDAASLPTEVDLFRLGNLATMVISTERFKDAVSHLGLEGLTFREVPTR
- the sitA6 gene encoding SitA6 family polymorphic toxin lipoprotein, producing MQAFACRTWRSFCLSILVGAWMACATPPPAPLQEAWESAELECEAPHEDQCVTLLCLGESCGFYRCEDSFEGVIEQARFPPSRPPAAAAAPGSGPRRNWGGAQKLPGEPIMTFPNWNGPERVVPPSHRLPPGRWEKHHIFPQEEGLARWFKRQGVKIHSYTLPIPYEVHRRIHGGGNRGGAWNEAWRQFQRDNGEASPEAIFRHAGELIYRFQLLGGPIQSYYSQPGT
- the mug gene encoding G/U mismatch-specific DNA glycosylase; amino-acid sequence: MPASRRPTREELDAATGRTMPDLVGPGLRVLFCGINPSLYSVVVGYHFARPGNRFWPTMHQSGFTPRQLLPSEQGELLGFGLGITNVVDRATATADQLDHSELRSGAKGLEAKVRRHRPRFLAVLGVGAYRTAFARPKAKLGLQPETLGATRLWVLPNPSGLNAHYQLPDLARLFAQLRHAADEG
- a CDS encoding 1-phosphofructokinase family hexose kinase; its protein translation is MAHIVTLTLNPAIDVATSVPEVTPEHKLRCGSVRRDPGGGGINVARVVRELGGESIAVYTRGGATGLLLEELLEEKGLLRRSIPVEGSTRESFTVAEGHSAREYRFILPGPVLTEREWQRCLTAVSEVSQDAAFIVASGSLPQGVPEDFYARVARLAKELGVRCVVDTSGKALAAALEEGVFLAKPNRRELRELTGMQVEDLESQASAARELVARGRAQVLAVSMGADGALLTTRDVQLRASPPPVETHSSVGAGDSFVAGVTLALARGQSPEEALRWGIASGTAALLSQGTDLCARADVERLFTQVKALPVARP